A window of Strix aluco isolate bStrAlu1 chromosome 2, bStrAlu1.hap1, whole genome shotgun sequence contains these coding sequences:
- the LOC141919887 gene encoding transmembrane protein 126A-like, with translation MTGREFLEPYSPQQRLYLERFKQMEVIQKILNELPKADQNLCNHGSYFLAANASICGLAANNFFRNILHVRRAFIVSALPMAVIPFLSTAAVYEVFVHEPLFSGQLNCEVCAVVRGGLVGAVVGGLYPVFLALPLSASLAARYSSSPLPGKENLLRFWLSVSQPVFRKMSWAVLVQALTGLYLATKHHGIYVKILQQMNTSRDTEELQA, from the exons ATGACAGGAAGAGAGTTTCTTGAACCATATTCTCCGCAGCAAAGACTATATTTGGAGAGATTTAAGCAGATGGAAGTCATACAAAAGATACTCAATGAGCTTCCTAAAGCAGATCA GAACCTTTGTAATCATGGATCCTACTTCCTTGCAGCAAATGCAAGCATATGTGGCTTAGCAGCAAATAACTTCTTCAGGAACATCCTGCATGTCAGAAGGGCTTTCATAGTGTCAGCTCTGCCAATGGCTGTTATTCCATTCctttcaacagcagcagtttATGAGGTTTTTGTGCATGAGCCTTTATTTTCAG GTCAGCTGAACTGCGAGGTCTGTGCTGTGGTCAGAGGAGGATTAGTAGGGGCTGTTGTGGGTGGTCTCTATCCTGTTTTCCTGGCTCTCCCCCTGAGCGCAAGCCTTGCAGCCAG GTATTCTTCATCTCCCTTGCCTGGGAAAGAAAATCTATTACGCTTCTGGCTCTCAGTTTCTCAGCCTGTCTTTAGAAAGATGAGTTGGGCTGTACTTGTACAAGCTCTAACTGGATTATATCTTGCCACTAAACATCACGGAATATATGTCAAAATACTGCAGCAGATGAACACTAGCAGAGATACTGAAGAGTTACAAGCATGA